Genomic window (Bacillus pumilus):
GCAAACAGCCGTGAAGAAATCTCTACTGTTTACGCAGGGGATATCGCAGCAGCTGTAGGTCTTAAAGATACATCAACTGGTGACACTCTTTGTGACGAGAAAAGCCTTGTTATCCTTGAGTCTATGGAATTCCCAGAGCCAGTTATCGATGTAGCAATCGAGCCTAAATCTAAGGCTGACCAAGATAAAATGGGTATCGCTTTAGCTAAACTAGCTGAAGAGGATCCAACATTCCGTACACAAACAAACACTGAAACTGGTCAAACGATCATCTCTGGTATGGGTGAACTTCACCTTGATATCATTGTTGACCGTATGAAGCGTGAGTTCAAGGTTGAAGCTAACGTAGGAGCACCTCAAGTTGCGTACCGTGAAACATTCCGTTCTGGTGCAAAAGTTGAAGGTAAATTCGTACGTCAGTCTGGTGGACGCGGTCAGTTCGGACACGTTTGGATCGAATTCGAACCAAACGAAGAGGGCGCAGGCTTCGAATTCCAAAATGCTATCGTCGGTGGTGTTGTTCCACGTGAATACATCCCAGCAATTCAAGCAGGTCTTGAAGACTCACTTGAAAATGGTGTATTAGCTGGTTTCCCACTAATCGACATCAAAGCAAAATTATTTGATGGATCTTACCACGATGTTGACTCAAACGAAATGGCGTTTAAAATTGCTGCTTCTATGGCATTGAAAAATGCTGTCAGCAAATGTAACCCAGTTCTACTTGAGCCAATGATGAAAGTGGAAGTCGTTATCCCTGAAGAATACATGGGTGACATCATGGGTGATATCACATCTCGTCGTGGACGTGTAGAAGGTATGGAAGCTCGCGGTAACGCTCAAGTTGTTCGCGCTATGGTTCCACTTTCTGAAATGTTCGGATATGCTACTGCACTCCGTTCTAACACACAAGGACGCGGTACTTTCACTATGCACATGGATCACTACGAAGAAGTGCCTAAGAGCATTAGTGAAGAAATCATCAAAAAAAATAAAGGTGAATAATTGATTTTGCCTTTAAACTAAAGTATAACTACTATTGAAGATCAGAAAGTGAGAGGTAACTCTTCACTTTCTATCACTCTATACCAAATACAATGAACCTTTAAGGAGGATTTTTAGAATGGCTAAAGAAAAATTCGACCGTTCCAAATCGCATGCTAACATTGGTACAATTGGACACGTTGACCATGGTAAAACAACTCTAACTGCTGCTATCTCAACAGTTCTTACTAAGAAATCTGGTAAAGGTACAGCTATGGCTTATGACCAAATCGATGGTGCTCCAGAAGAGCGCGAGCGTGGAATCACAATCTCAACTGCACACGTTGAGTATGAAACTGAAACTCGTCACTATGCACACGTAGACTGCCCAGGACACGCTGACTATGTTAAAAACATGATCACTGGTGCTGCTCAAATGGACGGCGCGATCTTAGTAGTATCTGCTGCTGATGGTCCAATGCCACAAACACGTGAGCACATCCTACTTTCTCGTAACGTAGGTGTACCTTACATCGTAGTATTCCTTAACAAATGTGACATGGTTGACGATGAAGAGTTACTTGAACTTGTTGAAATGGAAGTTCGTGACCTTCTTTCTGACTATGACTTCCCTGGTGATGATGTACCAGTTATCAAAGGTTCTGCTCTTAAAGCTCTTGAAGGAGATGCTGATTACGAAGCAAAAATCTTTGAACTTATGGATGCGGTTGATGAGTACATCCCAACTCCAGAGCGTGACACTGAAAAGCCATTCATGATGCCAGTTGAGGACGTATTCTCAATCACTGGTCGTGGAACAGTTGCTACTGGTCGTGTTGAGCGTGGACAAGTTAAAGTCGGTGACGAAGTTGAAATCATCGGTCTTCAAGAAGAAAACGGTAAAACAACTGTTACAGGTGTTGAAATGTTCCGTAAGCTTCTTGACTATGCTGAAGCTGGTGACAACATTGGTGCACTACTTCGTGGTGTATCTCGTGAAGATATCCAACGTGGTCAAGTACTTGCTAAACCAGGTACAATCACTCCACATAGCCGTTTCAAAGCTGAAGTTTATGTACTATCTAAAGATGAGGGTGGACGTCATACTCCATTCTTCGCTAACTACCGTCCGCAGTTCTACTTCCGTACAACTGACGTAACTGGTATCGTACATCTTCCAGAAGGTACTGAAATGGTAATGCCTGGCGATAACACTGAGATGGAAGTTGAACTTATCTCTACTATCGCTATCGAAGAAGGAACTCGTTTCTCTATCCGTGAGGGTGGACGTACTGTAGGTTCTGGCGTCGTTTCAACTATCATTAAGTAATAAACATATCAAAGAGACTCCTTGCAAAAGGGTCTCTTTTTTTGCTTTTCCAGATCAGAACGGCTACTATAAGCTATAGAATCTAATTGGAACCGAGAGGATCACTGGAATGGCAAAGACTTATTTGAAAAAATGGTTAATCGGCGGGGTTGACCAGTGGATTATGATGAAAGAAGATCACACAAGTGAAACGAAGCCTGTTCTTTTATTTTTACATGGTGGGCCCGGTTCTGCTCAAATCAGTTACATCGAGTCCTTTCATGAGGCGCTTGATCAAGATTTCACAGTGGTTCATTGGGACCAGCGAGGTGCGGGACTTTCATATCAAAAGAATCTTCCCGATACATCGATGACTATTCAGCAGTTTATTGAAGATACGATTGAACTGACAGAGAAGGTTCTTTCATATCTAGGTCAATCAAAATTGTATATCGCAGGATACTCGTGGGGATCATTAATCGGTATACAAGCAGTACATAAACGTCCAGATTTATATCATGCTTACTATGGGATTAGTCAGGTGGTAGATGTATTAAAAGAAGATATTGTGTCGTACAAGCTGCTCCTGGAGAAATCCCACCGGAATCAACTATTATCATGGTGTTTCCGATTATTGACGCCTCCTCCATGGAAACGAACATCGTCTCATGCTTTGTTCTCTCTATATAAAGAGTTCGCGAGCGTAGGTCTCACACATAGGTGGAAACCGCTATTGAAAATGTTAAGAGGCTTACTTTTTAGTAAACACTATCAGCTGAATGACAAGTGGAAGTTCCTCAAAGGACAGAAATTTAGCCAAGACAAGCTATGGGATGAACTCATGAATGAGAGCATTGAATACCGAGTTTCTACTATATTAATACCGTGTTACTTTATTAGTGGCGAATATGACATGATTACACCATCTGCTGTATCAAAACCATATGTTGATCAATTAACAGCACCGATTAAAGAGTGGTTCACCTTTAAAGAATCTGCGCATTCCCCGCATCTAGAAGAACCAGAAGAATTTATCCGTACCATAAAAAAGACTGCTGTACATCATCTTCAGGGAAAGCTTGATTTATAGGCTGAACCCCTGTATAATATGAAAAGTGTGCAAATCATAAATTTATCCGATTTATTATTGCAACACGCAGGCCAATTTGGTACAATAGTGCATGTTGGTCTTTGACTGCGATGAAGTGAGAGGTTGCTGACACACCCGGCCGCTTTGCCATGGCAAGGTGATCAGGTTTTTCTCACGGAGAACTGTCTAACGTAAGTAGGCGAAAAGGAGGGAAAATAATGGCAAAACAAAAAATTCGTATTCGTTTAAAAGCATATGATCATAGAATTCTTGATCAATCTGCTGAGAAGATTGTTGAAACGGCTAAGCGTTCTGGTGCTAGTGTATCTGGTCCAATCCCGCTTCCAACTGAAAAATCAGTTTACACAATCCTTCGTGCGGTGCATAAGTACAAAGATTCTCGTGAGCAATTCGAGATGCGTACTCACAAACGTCTAATCGACATCGTGAATCCAACTCCGCAAACAGTTGATGCACTTATGCGTTTAGACTTACCATCTGGTGTAGATATCGAAATCAAACTTTAATTCAAATAGAAAACACATATTATAGGAGGTGTGACGAATGACCAAAGGAATCTTAGGTAGAAAAATTGGTATGACGCAAGTATTCGCAGAAAACGGTGATCTTATCCCTGTAACTGTTGTTGAGGCTGCTGCTAACGTTGTTCTTCAAAAGAAGACTGCTGATACGGATGGCTATGAAGCAATCCAAATCGGTTTTGACGACAAACGTGAAAAGCTTTCTAACAAACCAGAGAAAGGCCACGTTGCTAAAGCGGAAACTGCTCCTAAGCGCTTCGTAAAAGAATTACGCGGTGTGGAGTTAGGTGCGTATGAAGTTGGTCAGGAAGTCAAAGTTGATATTTTCGCAAATGGAGATATCGTAGATGTAACAGGAACATCAAAAGGTAAAGGATTCCAAGGGGCTATCAAGCGCCACGGACAATCACGCGGACCAATGACTCACGGTTCACGTTACCACCGTCGTCCTGGTTCAATGGGACCTGTTGATCCAAACCGTGTATTTAAAGGTAAACTTCTTCCAGGTCGTATGGGCGGAGAGCAAATCACTGTCCAAAACCTTGAGATCGTTAAAGTTGATGCAGAACGCAATCTTCTATTGATCAAAGGAAACGTACCAGGAGCTAAAAAATCTCTAGTAACTGTAAAGAGTGCAGTTAAATCTAAATAACTCTCTTAGGAAAGGAGGAAACAAGTCATGCCAAAAGTAGCATTATTTAACCAAAACGGTTCTACTAACGGTGAAATCGAATTAAACGCTTCTGTGTTTGGAATTGAGCCAAACGAAAGCGTAGTATTCGATGCTATTCTTATGCAAAGAGCTTCCTTACGTCAAGGAACTCACAAAGTAAAAACTCGTTCTGAAGTACGTGGCGGAGGTCGTAAGCCTTGGAGACAGAAGGGTACAGGTCGTGCTCGTCAAGGTTCTATCCGTTCACCACAATGGCGCGGAGGCGGTATCGTATTCGGTCCAACACCACGCAGCTATTCTTATAAATTACCTAAAAAAGTTCGCCGCTTGGCTATCAAGTCAGTATTGTCTTCTAAAGTAATCGACAACAACATCATCGTTCTTGAAGATCTGACTCTTGATGCAGTGAAAACGAAAGAATTCGCAGGCATCCTTAAAGGATTATCTGTCGAGAAGAAAGCGTTGATCGTCACTGCGGATGCAAACGAAACAGTTGCTTTATCTGCTCGTAACATCCCTGGAGTAACAGTTGTTGAAGCTAACGGTATCAACGTTCTTGACGTTGTCAACCACGACAAACTTCTGATCACTAAAGCAGCGGTTGAAAAAGTAGAGGAGGGACTTGCATAATGAAAGATCCTCGTGATGTTCTAAAGCGCCCTATCATTACTGAACGTTCTGCTGATCTAATGACAGAGAAGAAGTACACGTTCGAAGTTGATGTCAGAGCTAACAAAACAGAAGTGAAAGACGCTGTTGAAGAAATCTTTGGAGTGAAAGTTGAGAAAGTCAACGTTCAAAACTACAAAGGCAAATCTAAACGCGTTGGACGCTACACTGGTATGACTAGCCGTCGCAGAAAAGCGATCGTGAAATTAACTGCTGACAGCAAAGAAATCGAAATTTTTGAAGCGTAAATCTTAAAAAGAAGGAGGGAAATTCAAAATGGCGATTAAAAAGTATAAACCAACCAGTAATGGTCGTCGTGGCATGACTACTTCAGATTTTGCTGAAATCACGACTGACAAACCAGAAAAATCGTTGCTTGCACCGCTTCACAAAAAAGGCGGACGTAACAACCAAGGTAGATTGACTGTTCGTCATCAAGGTGGCGGTCACAAACGTCAATACCGTATCATCGACTTTAAGCGTGATAAAGACGGTATACCTGGACGCGTTGCTACAATCGAGTATGATCCAAACCGTTCAGCGAACATCGCTCTTGTAAACTATGCAGATGGTGAGAAACGTTACATTCTTGCTCCGAAAGGAATCCAAGTTGGTACTGAAGTTACTTCTGGACCAGAAGCTGACATCAAACCAGGTAATGCTCTTCCACTTATCAACATCCCAGTTGGTACAGTTGTGCATAACATTGAATTAAAACCAGGTAAAGGTGGACAATTAGTTCGTTCTGCTGGTACTTCTGCTCAAGTTCTTGGTAAAGAAGGTAAATACGTTCTTGTACGTTTGAACTCAGGAGAAGTTCGCATGATTCTTTCTGCTTGCCGTGCGACTATCGGTCAAGTTGGAAACGAGCAACACGAATTAATTAACATCGGTAAAGCTGGACGTTCTCGCTGGAAAGGCGTACGCCCAACAGTTCGTGGTTCTGTAATGAACCCTAACGATCACCCACACGGCGGTGGTGAAGGACGCGCTCCAATCGGACGTAAATCACCAATGTCTCCATGGGGTAAACCGACTCTTGGATTCAAGACTCGTAAGAAAACCAACAAGTCTGATAAATTCATTGTACGTCGTCGTAAAAACAAGTAACGGGGTTGTCTACGGTTCATTTAGGACCGTAGTTCAATCACGAAGGGAGGTTCCACAATGGCTCGCAGCTTAAAAAAAGGACCATTTGTTGATGATCATTTGATGGCTAAAGTCGAGAAATTGAATGAAACTGACAAAAAGCAAGTCGTAAAAACTTGGTCTCGTCGTTCTACAATTTTCCCACAATTCATCGGTCACACAATCGCTGTCTATGACGGACGCAAACATGTACCTGTTTTCATTTCTGAAGATATGGTAGGTCACAAATTGGGCGAATTCGCACCAAGCCGTACTTACAAAGGTCATGCTAGTGACGATAAAAAAACAAGACGCTAATGAGAGGAGGCTTTTAAATGCAAGCTAAAGCTGTCGCAAGAACAGTCCGTATTGCTCCTCGTAAAGCACGTCTAGTAATGGACCTGATCCGAGGTAAGCAAGTAGGAGAAGCAGTTTCTATCTTAAACCTTACACCTAAGGCTGCTTCACCAATTATTGAAAAAGTATTAAAATCTGCTATCGCAAACGCTGAGCACAACTACGAGTTGGACGCTAACAGCCTAGTGATTACTCAAGCATTTGTTGACGAAGGTCCAACACTTAAGAGATTCCGTCCACGTGCTATGGGTCGTGCGAGCGCAATTAATAAACGTACTAGCCACATTACAATCGTTGTATCAGAAAAGAAGGAGGGATAATCCGTGGGTCAAAAGGTAAATCCAGTAGGTCTTCGTATTGGCGTCATTCGTGATTGGGAATCTAAATGGTTCGCAGGAAAAGATTACGCTGACTTCTTACATGAAGACTTGAAAATCCGTGAATTCATCAGCAAGCGTTTGTCTGACGCGTCTGTTTCTAAAGTAGAAATCGAACGTGCTGCAAACCGCGTAAATATCACAATCCACACGGCTAAACCAGGTATGGTAATTGGTAAAGGCGGATCTGAAGTTGAAGCACTTCGTAAAGCTCTTAACAGCCTAACTGGCAAACGTGTACACATTAACATTCTTGAAATCAAGAGAGCAGATCTTGATGCTCAGCTAGTTGCTGAAAACATCGCTCGTCAACTTGAAAATCGTATTTCATTCCGTCGTGCACAAAAACAAACAATCCAACGCACAATGCGTGCTGGAGCACAAGGAATCAAAACAATGGTTTCTGGTCGTCTTGGCGGTGCAGATATTGCTCGTTCTGAATATTACAGTGAAGGTACTGTTCCGTTGCACACACTTCGTGCTGACATCGACTATGCTACTGCTGAAGCTGATACTACTTATGGTAAGCTTGGCGTAAAAGTATGGATCTATCGTGGAGAAGTCCTTCCAACTAAGAAGAATACTGCGGAAGGAGGAAAATAATATGTTATTGCCAAAACGCGTGAAGTATCGCAGAGAACATCGTGGAAAAATGCGTGGTCGTGCAAAAGGCGGCACTGAAGTACATTTCGGTGAGTACGGTATCCAAGCTCTTGAAGCTTCTTGGATCACGAACCGTCAAATCGAAGCTGCTCGTATTGCTATGACTCGTTACATGAAACGTGGCGGTAAAGTTTGGATTAAAATTTTCCCTTCTAAGCCATACACAGCAAAACCTCTAGAAGTCCGCATGGGTTCCGGTAAAGGTGCTCCAGAAGGATGGGTAGCTGTAGTAAAACCGGGCAAAGTTTTATTTGAAATTTCTGGTGTGTCTGAAGAAGTTGCTCGTGAAGCTCTTCGTCTTGCATCTCACAAATTGCCAATTAAAACGAAGTTCGTAAAACGTGAAGAAATTGGTGGTGAATCAAATGAAAGCTAATGAAATTCGTGACCTTACCACTGCTGAAATTGAACAAAAAGTAAAGTCTCTTAAAGAAGAACTTTTCAATCTTCGTTTCCAATTAGCGACTGGGCAGCTTGAAAACACTGCTCGCATTCGTGAAGTGCGCAAATCAATCGCACGCATGAAAACTGTGATTCGTCAAAGAGAAATCGCTGCTAATAAATAATAATTAGAGGGGAGGCCCCGCAAACATGAGCGAACGTAACCAACGTAAAGTGTATCAAGGTCGTGTTGTTTCTGACAAAATGGATAAAACCATCACTGTTGTGGTTGAAACATACAAAAAGCATTCACTTTATGGCAAACGTGTAAGATACTCTAAAAAGTTCAAAGCACATGATGAAAACAACCAAGCTAAAATCGGAGACATCGTAAAGGTCATGGAAACTCGTCCTTTATCTGCGACTAAACGCTTTCGTCTAGTTGAAGTTGTCGAAGAAGCCGTTATTATCTAATAAAGTTCGGATTTCTTTTTCCGAAAGGAGGTAACATTAATGATTCAACAGGAGACTCGTTTAAAAGTAGCTGACAACTCTGGCGCACGCGAAGTACTAACGATTAAAGTTCTTGGTGGCTCTGGACGTAAGACGGCTAACATCGGTGATGTCATTGTTTGTACGGTTAAACAAGCAACACCAGGAGGCGTTGTCAAAAAAGGTGAAGTTGTGAAAGCAGTTATCGTTCGTACGAAGAGCGGAGCTCGCAGAAACGATGGATCTTACATCAGTTTCGATGAAAATGCATGTGTCATCATCCGTGACGACAAGAGCCCACGTGGAACTCGTATCTTCGGACCAGTAGCACGTGAACTTCGTGAAAACAACTATATGAAAATTGTTTCTCTAGCACC
Coding sequences:
- the tuf gene encoding elongation factor Tu, translating into MAKEKFDRSKSHANIGTIGHVDHGKTTLTAAISTVLTKKSGKGTAMAYDQIDGAPEERERGITISTAHVEYETETRHYAHVDCPGHADYVKNMITGAAQMDGAILVVSAADGPMPQTREHILLSRNVGVPYIVVFLNKCDMVDDEELLELVEMEVRDLLSDYDFPGDDVPVIKGSALKALEGDADYEAKIFELMDAVDEYIPTPERDTEKPFMMPVEDVFSITGRGTVATGRVERGQVKVGDEVEIIGLQEENGKTTVTGVEMFRKLLDYAEAGDNIGALLRGVSREDIQRGQVLAKPGTITPHSRFKAEVYVLSKDEGGRHTPFFANYRPQFYFRTTDVTGIVHLPEGTEMVMPGDNTEMEVELISTIAIEEGTRFSIREGGRTVGSGVVSTIIK
- a CDS encoding alpha/beta fold hydrolase encodes the protein MAKTYLKKWLIGGVDQWIMMKEDHTSETKPVLLFLHGGPGSAQISYIESFHEALDQDFTVVHWDQRGAGLSYQKNLPDTSMTIQQFIEDTIELTEKVLSYLGQSKLYIAGYSWGSLIGIQAVHKRPDLYHAYYGISQVVDVLKEDIVSYKLLLEKSHRNQLLSWCFRLLTPPPWKRTSSHALFSLYKEFASVGLTHRWKPLLKMLRGLLFSKHYQLNDKWKFLKGQKFSQDKLWDELMNESIEYRVSTILIPCYFISGEYDMITPSAVSKPYVDQLTAPIKEWFTFKESAHSPHLEEPEEFIRTIKKTAVHHLQGKLDL
- the rpsJ gene encoding 30S ribosomal protein S10; the protein is MAKQKIRIRLKAYDHRILDQSAEKIVETAKRSGASVSGPIPLPTEKSVYTILRAVHKYKDSREQFEMRTHKRLIDIVNPTPQTVDALMRLDLPSGVDIEIKL
- the rplC gene encoding 50S ribosomal protein L3, whose amino-acid sequence is MTKGILGRKIGMTQVFAENGDLIPVTVVEAAANVVLQKKTADTDGYEAIQIGFDDKREKLSNKPEKGHVAKAETAPKRFVKELRGVELGAYEVGQEVKVDIFANGDIVDVTGTSKGKGFQGAIKRHGQSRGPMTHGSRYHRRPGSMGPVDPNRVFKGKLLPGRMGGEQITVQNLEIVKVDAERNLLLIKGNVPGAKKSLVTVKSAVKSK
- the rplD gene encoding 50S ribosomal protein L4, whose amino-acid sequence is MPKVALFNQNGSTNGEIELNASVFGIEPNESVVFDAILMQRASLRQGTHKVKTRSEVRGGGRKPWRQKGTGRARQGSIRSPQWRGGGIVFGPTPRSYSYKLPKKVRRLAIKSVLSSKVIDNNIIVLEDLTLDAVKTKEFAGILKGLSVEKKALIVTADANETVALSARNIPGVTVVEANGINVLDVVNHDKLLITKAAVEKVEEGLA
- the rplW gene encoding 50S ribosomal protein L23 — translated: MKDPRDVLKRPIITERSADLMTEKKYTFEVDVRANKTEVKDAVEEIFGVKVEKVNVQNYKGKSKRVGRYTGMTSRRRKAIVKLTADSKEIEIFEA
- the rplB gene encoding 50S ribosomal protein L2; translation: MAIKKYKPTSNGRRGMTTSDFAEITTDKPEKSLLAPLHKKGGRNNQGRLTVRHQGGGHKRQYRIIDFKRDKDGIPGRVATIEYDPNRSANIALVNYADGEKRYILAPKGIQVGTEVTSGPEADIKPGNALPLINIPVGTVVHNIELKPGKGGQLVRSAGTSAQVLGKEGKYVLVRLNSGEVRMILSACRATIGQVGNEQHELINIGKAGRSRWKGVRPTVRGSVMNPNDHPHGGGEGRAPIGRKSPMSPWGKPTLGFKTRKKTNKSDKFIVRRRKNK
- the rpsS gene encoding 30S ribosomal protein S19 encodes the protein MARSLKKGPFVDDHLMAKVEKLNETDKKQVVKTWSRRSTIFPQFIGHTIAVYDGRKHVPVFISEDMVGHKLGEFAPSRTYKGHASDDKKTRR
- the rplV gene encoding 50S ribosomal protein L22, which produces MQAKAVARTVRIAPRKARLVMDLIRGKQVGEAVSILNLTPKAASPIIEKVLKSAIANAEHNYELDANSLVITQAFVDEGPTLKRFRPRAMGRASAINKRTSHITIVVSEKKEG
- the rpsC gene encoding 30S ribosomal protein S3, whose translation is MGQKVNPVGLRIGVIRDWESKWFAGKDYADFLHEDLKIREFISKRLSDASVSKVEIERAANRVNITIHTAKPGMVIGKGGSEVEALRKALNSLTGKRVHINILEIKRADLDAQLVAENIARQLENRISFRRAQKQTIQRTMRAGAQGIKTMVSGRLGGADIARSEYYSEGTVPLHTLRADIDYATAEADTTYGKLGVKVWIYRGEVLPTKKNTAEGGK
- the rplP gene encoding 50S ribosomal protein L16 gives rise to the protein MLLPKRVKYRREHRGKMRGRAKGGTEVHFGEYGIQALEASWITNRQIEAARIAMTRYMKRGGKVWIKIFPSKPYTAKPLEVRMGSGKGAPEGWVAVVKPGKVLFEISGVSEEVAREALRLASHKLPIKTKFVKREEIGGESNES
- the rpmC gene encoding 50S ribosomal protein L29 codes for the protein MKANEIRDLTTAEIEQKVKSLKEELFNLRFQLATGQLENTARIREVRKSIARMKTVIRQREIAANK
- the rpsQ gene encoding 30S ribosomal protein S17 — its product is MSERNQRKVYQGRVVSDKMDKTITVVVETYKKHSLYGKRVRYSKKFKAHDENNQAKIGDIVKVMETRPLSATKRFRLVEVVEEAVII
- the rplN gene encoding 50S ribosomal protein L14, which produces MIQQETRLKVADNSGAREVLTIKVLGGSGRKTANIGDVIVCTVKQATPGGVVKKGEVVKAVIVRTKSGARRNDGSYISFDENACVIIRDDKSPRGTRIFGPVARELRENNYMKIVSLAPEVL